A genomic window from Euleptes europaea isolate rEulEur1 chromosome 9, rEulEur1.hap1, whole genome shotgun sequence includes:
- the ANXA3 gene encoding annexin A3 yields MASAWVGNRGTIQDASGFNPARDAEAIRKAIRGMGTDEKTLIDILTSRSSAQRQMIVAEYKAAAGKDLKDALKGDLTGHLEHVMVALVTPPAVFDAQQLKKAMKGSGTEEKTLIEILASRSNRQMKEVAQAYYTKYKKSLGDDISSDTSGNFRQALVSLAGSRRNESPIVDAHLAKNDAQILYNAGEKKWGTDEDKFIQILCFSSMPQLRNTFKEYHKLCGKDIEDSIRSEMSGHFEELLLAIVKCAKNTPVFFAEKLRGALRGAGTDEFTLNRIMVFRSEIDLLDIRAEYKKLYGHSLYSAIKSDTSGDYRITLLRICGGDD; encoded by the exons ATGGCCTCAGCTTGG GTTGGCAATCGAGGAACAATCCAGGATGCTTCAGGTTTTAATCCGGCGAGAGATGCTGAGGCCATTCGGAAAGCCATTAGGGGAATGG GAACAGATGAGAAAACTCTGATCGACATCCTTACGAGCAGGTCGAGTGCTCAGCGACAGATGATTGTGGCGGAGTACAAGGCAGCGGCGGGGAAG GATCTGAAAGATGCGTTGAAGGGTGATCTGACAGGCCATTTGGAGCACGTTATGGTGGCTCTTGTGACTCCTCCAGCGGTTTTTGATGCTCAACAGCTGAAGAAAGCCATGAAG GGTTCTGGGACCGAAGAGAAGACGCTGATCGAAATCCTCGCTTCCAGGAGCAACAGGCAAATGAAGGAAGTCGCCCAGGCATATTATACAA AGTATAAGAAGAGCCTCGGCGACGACATCAGCTCTGATACGTCTGGTAACTTCCGACAAGCCCTGGTGTCCCTGGCAGGT AGCCGAAGAAATGAAAGCCCAATTGTGGACGCCCATCTTGCCAAGAATGATGCACAG ATCCTCTACAATGCCGGTGAGAAGAAGTGGGGCACAGATGAAGACAAATTCATACAGATCCTGTGCTTTAGCAGTATGCCACAGCTAAGAAACA CCTTTAAGGAATACCACAAACTCTGCGGGAAGGACATCGAGGACAGCATAAGGAGTGAGATGTCGGGGCACTTTGAGGAGTTGCTGCTGGCTATCG TTAAATGCGCGAAAAACACTCCCGTCTTCTTTGCTGAAAAGCTGCGTGGGGCTTTGAGG GGGGCTGGGACAGACGAATTTACACTGAACAGAATCATGGTATTCAGATCAGAAATTGACCTTTTGGACATCCGAGCTGAATATAAGAAGCTGTATGGACATTCCTTGTATTCTGCTATTAAA TCGGACACCTCTGGGGATTACAGGATCACGTTGCTCCGGATTTGTGGAGGAGACGACTGA